From the genome of Candidatus Electrothrix communis, one region includes:
- the malQ gene encoding 4-alpha-glucanotransferase encodes MNSSETSDQTSPASQKKHRFSSDTRNSGILLHISSLPSPFGIGDLGAGSFDFIDFLAQSGQQYWQVLPLGPTNEVFGNSPYMSSSAFAGNPLFISPEQLIRDDLLSKEDLPAYDFSEYLVDFAQATAWKKKVLKKAWETFQQQTSLVGQDRFFTKLTDDHHWLKKYSLFMALKQRFGQQGWLQWPEKIRRCQPKAIQEAERELQEEIRYFQFEQYLFFRQWRNVQGYAQKKGIQIIGDLPIYVGLDSADVWANQEIFTLSPETGEPTHVAGVPPDYFSETGQLWGNPLYRWESTKAVQGKLFSWWGQRLQATLSTVDLIRIDHFRGFESYWSVPAKEETALNGSWKTGPGISFFQQMEDQLGDLPIIAEDLGVITPAVEKLRDDLGFPGMKILLFAFDGNPENAYLPQNITRNCVVYTGTHDNDTAVGWHLSEEVSAHAKESARRYANCHDTASDHFHKQMIYLAQSSVAALCILPMQDVLGFGNDCRMNQPGTAHDNWQWRCARHFITETLAAELRDTTAFFGRLPVKKEKKVEKQD; translated from the coding sequence ATGAACTCGTCAGAGACTTCGGATCAAACTTCTCCTGCCTCACAAAAAAAACACCGTTTTTCTTCGGACACCAGAAACTCCGGTATTCTTCTCCATATTTCATCTTTGCCAAGCCCCTTTGGTATCGGCGATCTGGGCGCTGGAAGCTTTGACTTTATCGATTTTCTTGCGCAAAGCGGCCAGCAGTACTGGCAGGTCTTACCCCTTGGCCCGACAAACGAAGTATTTGGCAACTCTCCCTATATGAGCAGCTCAGCCTTTGCAGGCAATCCGCTGTTTATCAGCCCTGAACAACTCATCCGGGATGACCTGCTCAGTAAAGAAGACCTGCCTGCATATGATTTCTCCGAGTACCTTGTCGATTTTGCCCAGGCCACAGCCTGGAAAAAAAAAGTTCTTAAAAAAGCCTGGGAAACCTTCCAGCAACAGACTTCCTTGGTCGGGCAGGATCGTTTTTTTACGAAACTGACTGATGATCACCATTGGTTGAAAAAATACAGCCTTTTTATGGCCCTGAAACAACGCTTCGGGCAACAGGGCTGGTTACAATGGCCGGAAAAAATCCGTCGCTGTCAGCCAAAAGCAATCCAAGAGGCTGAAAGAGAACTCCAGGAAGAGATTCGCTATTTTCAATTTGAGCAATATCTCTTTTTCAGGCAATGGAGAAATGTACAGGGCTACGCCCAGAAAAAAGGCATTCAGATTATAGGTGATCTGCCTATTTATGTTGGATTAGACTCAGCAGATGTCTGGGCCAACCAGGAAATATTCACTCTATCTCCTGAAACCGGCGAACCAACGCACGTGGCTGGCGTCCCCCCTGATTATTTTAGCGAAACAGGACAGCTCTGGGGAAACCCTCTCTATCGTTGGGAGAGCACCAAGGCCGTGCAGGGAAAACTTTTTTCCTGGTGGGGGCAACGCCTGCAAGCCACCCTCTCCACGGTGGATCTTATTCGTATTGATCATTTTCGAGGCTTTGAATCCTACTGGTCTGTCCCGGCTAAAGAGGAAACCGCGCTGAACGGCTCCTGGAAGACAGGACCGGGCATATCGTTTTTTCAGCAGATGGAAGATCAGCTGGGAGACCTGCCGATTATTGCCGAGGATTTAGGCGTCATCACCCCGGCTGTGGAAAAATTGCGAGATGATCTGGGATTTCCCGGCATGAAAATCCTCCTCTTCGCCTTTGATGGAAATCCAGAGAACGCCTACCTACCCCAGAACATAACCCGCAATTGTGTGGTCTACACAGGGACCCATGATAACGATACCGCTGTGGGCTGGCACCTCAGCGAGGAAGTCTCTGCCCATGCCAAGGAGTCAGCCAGACGTTATGCAAACTGCCATGATACGGCTTCTGATCATTTTCACAAGCAGATGATCTACTTGGCCCAATCCTCTGTGGCTGCTCTTTGTATCCTACCCATGCAGGATGTGCTGGGATTCGGTAACGACTGCCGTATGAACCAACCCGGAACTGCTCATGATAATTGGCAATGGCGCTGCGCCCGCCATTTTATAACAGAGACTCTTGCCGCAGAGCTCCGGGACACAACAGCATTCTTTGGCAGGCTCCCTGTAAAAAAAGAAAAGAAAGTCGAAAAACAGGATTGA
- a CDS encoding transcriptional regulator: MDFTHVKVKADDLFREAGFLCNINTEADYEQALELMDQLIEEYEKYLPLIELLSASIERWEHEAEEFAQFNQRVEALDNGVAVLRTLMDQYQLKADDLREEIGGRSLVSMILKGSRKLTRDHIQALSDRFHLSPSVFFSGA, translated from the coding sequence ATGGATTTCACGCATGTAAAGGTAAAGGCGGACGACTTGTTCAGGGAAGCCGGTTTCCTCTGCAACATCAACACGGAAGCTGATTATGAACAGGCATTGGAGCTGATGGATCAACTGATTGAGGAGTATGAAAAATACCTTCCTCTGATTGAACTGCTTTCCGCTTCCATTGAACGATGGGAGCATGAAGCGGAGGAATTCGCTCAATTCAATCAACGGGTGGAGGCCCTGGACAACGGGGTTGCCGTGCTCAGAACCCTGATGGATCAATATCAGCTCAAGGCTGATGATCTGCGTGAGGAGATCGGCGGCAGGAGTTTGGTCTCCATGATTCTGAAGGGCTCACGCAAGCTTACCCGCGACCACATTCAGGCTCTTTCGGATCGGTTTCATCTTTCACCGTCTGTTTTTTTCAGCGGGGCTTAA
- a CDS encoding HEAT repeat domain-containing protein has protein sequence MSSSQTASRHQAGSGFQPYIGLRPFTEQEKDRFFGRSNETSILLDKIRANRLTLLLAASGVGKSSLLQAGIMPELRTDSNIELIYYNVWSASPQAFKQAVSEHYGESYKEVSLKSILRSCTLFSSGQLILLLDQFEELFNYHRFKPEFQPFIEELSAAVLDRSLPVSFVFSMREDFALELNSFKESLPGVFDNYFRLEKLTCEQAREAIEKPLEGTGYCFAPKTKDQEALLDQVLHDLAKREQERQFGVQELIKLKELPLLVEPPHLQIVCQELWERHLDEKAKQITHVAYEKAGKTAGILNSYFLGKIDLFSKKEQALASAAFDHLVGTRAVKIAHPLGRLAELARADVEELQPVLDRLQDDAILRRQKRGEEFWYELYHDIFSESIDSWNREFKAQQRLKRLACGSLAVLFAGGLLFAGNNWRANHYGRYLQLSPKESISDRIEAYQGIPNRWDIFHQRGFLYEASFVRQQIEADKKFYTSAIEEMGQSQANTVGMLPLSNRIPLYMENGLYEKGYDLVDAVLRDGKTENVGFLPEQLATLRTRKNSELLLHMAETQSYTKKKIIAAFAQLGDISKVRRIFADEDANVRREAAEVLFRFGDRSVVEALVALLADKEVRSVVVETLGMLGVESTVPDLLQLIEDKDWSVRTTIARALGRLGDRSVVPALVNLLTDEDDYVRNSAVLALERLGAKSAMPAIVKLLEDKKSFVRATTVGVLGRLGEKSIIPALINLLEDEDRNVYMSSARALYQLNDRSVAPVFVKRLLDKSMMVRQRALDVLDVLDNRSVVPDLVKLLDNEDTRTTAVLALGRLGDRSVVPALVSLLADKDKYVRETAASALGKLGDRSIAPDLTEFLIDENAGVRRTIVYALGQLGDRSVMPDLLELLTDEDAEVRRAIVYALGQLGDRSVVSTLVNLFTDEDKYVRLAAASALGKLGDRSVVPALTGFLTDEDADVRRAVASSLGELGDRSIFSALVNLLVDKNEYVRETAASALGKLGIKSAAPELTELLMDEDADVRQAAAYALGKLQATSVITEITKLLDDRSFDTQQTAAQALNCIGYASDQLQAWQEKSLKEMQEKVSSVKNNGRVDAAYILGDIFTEQSVKLIVNLFQDDDQKVVKAAVVSFGSIGEYRPDLVQDQMPSLLAMTDHADLKFRESIINTLGRLISFRGQEKAGKYPRMEKQIRTKLQTTLSDPGQKNILRLSVIDAFGKTDSENYAADLYVLLTKLDRENTKEYSIRYRCLMWLGRMAYAPAYDYIENELKELEREKVVWRKERDSDKQNTSSNELKQQDKTWKKEHWEYMLGNALARIKPETTGIDLLNHPLYQVRQAAIRALASRIAAGAADATLIGKIIQAHQNFDPDDLPSPFPYAAFRAIDLALWNLEYTGKKEDVSKLKDILKNLKPCQVPGQEGAIKERLEWTIDRLDENLAKNAKLAAAG, from the coding sequence CTCTAAAAAGTATACTCCGGTCCTGCACGCTTTTCAGCAGCGGCCAGCTTATCCTCCTGCTTGATCAGTTTGAGGAGTTGTTCAATTATCATCGTTTCAAGCCGGAGTTCCAGCCCTTTATTGAAGAATTGAGCGCGGCAGTTCTTGACCGCAGCCTGCCTGTTTCTTTTGTTTTTTCTATGCGTGAAGATTTTGCGCTGGAGTTGAACAGCTTCAAGGAATCTCTGCCTGGTGTCTTTGACAACTATTTTCGCCTTGAGAAGCTGACCTGTGAGCAAGCCCGTGAGGCGATAGAAAAGCCTCTTGAAGGGACCGGGTATTGTTTTGCCCCGAAGACGAAAGATCAAGAAGCCTTATTGGATCAGGTGCTGCATGATTTGGCTAAGCGGGAGCAGGAACGGCAGTTCGGGGTTCAGGAACTGATCAAACTCAAGGAATTGCCGCTTTTGGTGGAACCACCCCATTTGCAGATTGTTTGTCAAGAGTTATGGGAGCGGCATCTGGATGAGAAGGCCAAACAGATTACCCATGTGGCTTATGAAAAGGCCGGGAAAACAGCCGGGATATTGAACTCGTACTTTCTCGGCAAGATTGATCTGTTCAGTAAAAAAGAACAGGCCCTTGCCTCGGCAGCCTTTGATCATCTGGTCGGTACTCGGGCGGTTAAGATTGCTCATCCTTTGGGGCGATTGGCTGAGTTGGCCCGTGCTGATGTGGAAGAGTTACAACCGGTTTTGGATCGACTCCAAGATGATGCTATTCTTCGGCGGCAGAAGCGGGGGGAAGAGTTTTGGTATGAGCTGTATCATGATATTTTTTCTGAGTCTATTGATAGCTGGAATAGGGAGTTCAAGGCGCAGCAGCGGTTGAAGAGGCTGGCTTGCGGGAGTCTTGCGGTACTATTTGCGGGCGGGTTGCTGTTTGCAGGCAACAACTGGCGGGCGAATCATTATGGCCGTTATTTGCAGCTCAGCCCAAAAGAATCTATTTCTGACCGGATCGAGGCGTATCAGGGAATACCAAACAGATGGGATATTTTTCATCAGCGGGGCTTTCTCTATGAGGCTTCTTTTGTTCGTCAGCAAATTGAGGCGGATAAGAAGTTTTATACGAGTGCGATAGAGGAGATGGGGCAGAGCCAAGCCAATACAGTAGGAATGCTCCCTTTATCTAACCGCATTCCTTTGTATATGGAGAATGGATTGTATGAAAAAGGGTATGACCTTGTTGATGCAGTGCTTAGAGACGGCAAGACGGAGAATGTCGGCTTTCTTCCTGAGCAGCTTGCTACCCTCAGAACCAGAAAAAATTCTGAGCTATTGCTGCATATGGCTGAGACGCAAAGTTATACGAAAAAAAAGATTATTGCCGCTTTCGCCCAATTAGGTGATATCTCCAAAGTTCGTAGGATATTCGCAGATGAAGATGCAAATGTACGAAGGGAGGCTGCTGAAGTCCTTTTTAGGTTTGGTGACAGATCTGTTGTTGAGGCTCTCGTTGCACTACTTGCGGATAAGGAAGTCCGCTCGGTTGTTGTTGAAACTCTCGGCATGCTGGGTGTGGAGTCGACAGTGCCTGATCTTTTACAGTTGATTGAAGATAAAGACTGGTCAGTGCGGACTACGATTGCTAGGGCACTTGGCAGATTGGGTGACAGGTCTGTTGTTCCAGCTCTTGTCAACCTGCTCACGGATGAAGACGATTATGTTCGGAACTCTGCCGTGTTAGCTCTTGAAAGATTGGGCGCCAAGTCGGCTATGCCAGCCATTGTTAAACTGCTTGAAGATAAGAAATCATTCGTACGGGCGACTACTGTAGGAGTGCTCGGGAGGTTGGGTGAAAAATCGATTATTCCTGCTCTCATCAATCTGCTTGAGGATGAGGATAGGAACGTATATATGTCCTCCGCAAGAGCTCTTTATCAGCTTAACGACAGATCGGTTGCACCTGTTTTCGTTAAACGTCTTCTGGATAAAAGCATGATGGTTCGACAGCGTGCATTGGATGTTTTAGACGTTCTTGACAACAGGTCTGTCGTACCTGATCTCGTCAAACTGCTTGATAATGAGGACACACGAACGACCGCTGTCTTGGCACTTGGCAGATTGGGTGACAGGTCTGTTGTTCCAGCTCTTGTCAGTCTACTTGCAGATAAAGACAAGTACGTACGGGAGACAGCTGCGTCAGCATTAGGCAAACTGGGTGACAGATCAATTGCACCTGATCTTACCGAATTCCTCATTGATGAAAATGCGGGCGTGCGGCGGACGATTGTGTACGCGCTCGGCCAATTAGGAGATAGATCGGTTATGCCTGATCTCCTCGAACTTCTCACGGATGAAGATGCGGAAGTGCGGCGAGCGATTGTGTACGCGCTCGGCCAATTAGGAGACAGATCGGTTGTTTCAACTCTTGTCAATCTGTTCACAGATGAGGATAAATACGTACGATTGGCAGCGGCGTCCGCACTAGGCAAACTGGGCGACAGATCTGTTGTACCAGCACTGACTGGATTTCTCACGGATGAAGATGCGGACGTGCGGCGGGCAGTTGCATCCTCACTTGGTGAATTGGGTGATAGGTCAATTTTCTCAGCTCTTGTCAACCTACTTGTAGACAAAAACGAATACGTACGGGAGACAGCGGCGTCTGCACTAGGCAAACTGGGCATCAAATCAGCTGCACCTGAACTTACTGAACTCCTCATGGATGAAGATGCGGACGTGCGTCAGGCGGCGGCGTACGCTCTTGGGAAATTGCAAGCTACCTCTGTAATCACAGAGATTACCAAGCTCCTTGATGACAGAAGTTTCGATACGCAACAGACAGCAGCTCAAGCATTAAACTGCATAGGCTATGCGTCGGATCAGTTACAAGCTTGGCAGGAAAAAAGTTTAAAGGAAATGCAGGAGAAAGTTTCTTCCGTCAAGAATAACGGGAGGGTAGATGCGGCTTACATTCTCGGTGATATTTTCACGGAGCAATCAGTCAAACTTATTGTCAATCTTTTTCAGGATGACGATCAAAAGGTCGTTAAAGCCGCAGTTGTATCTTTTGGTAGCATCGGAGAATATCGCCCCGATCTGGTACAGGACCAAATGCCGAGTTTGCTGGCCATGACCGATCACGCTGATCTGAAATTTCGGGAGAGTATTATCAATACACTTGGTCGTCTGATATCCTTCCGAGGGCAGGAAAAGGCTGGAAAGTACCCAAGGATGGAAAAACAAATTCGCACTAAACTTCAAACGACTTTATCAGATCCTGGACAAAAAAACATACTTCGTCTCAGTGTGATTGACGCCTTTGGTAAAACTGATAGCGAAAATTACGCCGCCGATCTTTACGTTTTGTTGACCAAGCTGGATCGGGAAAATACGAAGGAATATTCGATTCGCTATCGCTGCTTAATGTGGCTTGGCCGCATGGCATACGCTCCGGCCTACGATTACATAGAAAACGAACTCAAGGAACTGGAACGGGAAAAGGTAGTCTGGCGCAAAGAGCGGGACAGCGATAAGCAGAATACTAGCTCGAATGAGCTTAAACAACAGGATAAAACCTGGAAAAAAGAACATTGGGAATATATGCTCGGCAACGCCCTGGCCCGCATCAAGCCGGAAACCACCGGCATTGACCTACTTAATCACCCCCTCTACCAGGTCCGCCAAGCAGCCATCCGTGCCTTGGCAAGCAGGATAGCCGCCGGAGCTGCCGATGCCACCCTGATCGGCAAAATCATCCAAGCCCACCAAAACTTCGACCCCGACGATCTCCCCTCACCCTTCCCCTACGCCGCCTTCCGAGCCATCGACCTCGCCCTCTGGAACCTGGAATACACCGGCAAAAAAGAAGACGTGAGCAAGCTGAAAGACATCCTCAAAAACCTCAAACCCTGCCAAGTACCGGGGCAGGAAGGGGCCATCAAAGAACGCCTAGAATGGACAATCGACCGACTGGATGAAAATCTCGCCAAAAATGCGAAACTGGCTGCTGCCGGGTGA